In Dama dama isolate Ldn47 chromosome 9, ASM3311817v1, whole genome shotgun sequence, the following proteins share a genomic window:
- the RAB24 gene encoding ras-related protein Rab-24 isoform X3, with amino-acid sequence MSGQRVDVKVVMLGKEYVGKTSLVERYVHDRFLVGPYQNTIGAAFVAKVMSVGDRTVTLGIWDTAGSERYEAMSRIYYRGAKAAIVCYDLTDSSSFERAKFWVKELRNLEEGCQIYLCGTKSDLLEEDRRRRRVDFHDVQDYADNELFQKVAEDYVSVAAFQVMTEDKGVDLGQKANPYFYSCCHH; translated from the exons ATGAGCGGGCAGCGCGTGGACGTCAAGGTGGTGATGTTGGGCAAGGAGTACGTGggcaagacgagcctggtggAGCGATACGTACACGACCGCTTCCTGGTGGGGCCTTATCAGAAT ACCATAGGGGCCGCCTTCGTAGCCAAGGTGATGTCCGTCGGAGACCGGACGGTGACTTTGGGTATTTGG GACACAGCAGGCTCTGAGCGCTATGAGGCCATGAGCCGAATCTACTATCGGGGCGCCAAGGCTGCCATCGTCTGCTATG ACCTGACGGACAGCAGCAGCTTTGAACGGGCAAAGTTCTGGGTGAAGGAGCTGCGCAACCTAGAGGAG GGCTGTCAGATCTACTTGTGTGGCACCAAGAGTGACCTGCTGGAGGAGGACAGGCGGCGGCGACGGGTGGACTTCCACGACGTTCAGGACTATGCAGACA ATGAGCTCTTCCAGAAAGTGGCAGAGGATTACGTCAGTGTGGCCGCCTTCCAGGTGATGACAG AGGACAAGGGCGTGGACCTGGGCCAGAAGGCAAACCCCTACTTCTACAGCTGTTGTCATCACTGA
- the RAB24 gene encoding ras-related protein Rab-24 isoform X1, whose protein sequence is MSGQRVDVKVVMLGKEYVGKTSLVERYVHDRFLVGPYQNTIGAAFVAKVMSVGDRTVTLGIWDTAGSERYEAMSRIYYRGAKAAIVCYDLTDSSSFERAKFWVKELRNLEEGCQIYLCGTKSDLLEEDRRRRRVDFHDVQDYADNIKAQLFETSSKTGQSVDELFQKVAEDYVSVAAFQVMTEDKGVDLGQKANPYFYSCCHH, encoded by the exons ATGAGCGGGCAGCGCGTGGACGTCAAGGTGGTGATGTTGGGCAAGGAGTACGTGggcaagacgagcctggtggAGCGATACGTACACGACCGCTTCCTGGTGGGGCCTTATCAGAAT ACCATAGGGGCCGCCTTCGTAGCCAAGGTGATGTCCGTCGGAGACCGGACGGTGACTTTGGGTATTTGG GACACAGCAGGCTCTGAGCGCTATGAGGCCATGAGCCGAATCTACTATCGGGGCGCCAAGGCTGCCATCGTCTGCTATG ACCTGACGGACAGCAGCAGCTTTGAACGGGCAAAGTTCTGGGTGAAGGAGCTGCGCAACCTAGAGGAG GGCTGTCAGATCTACTTGTGTGGCACCAAGAGTGACCTGCTGGAGGAGGACAGGCGGCGGCGACGGGTGGACTTCCACGACGTTCAGGACTATGCAGACA ATATCAAAGCTCAGCTCTTTGAAACATCCAGCAAGACAGGCCAGAGTGTGG ATGAGCTCTTCCAGAAAGTGGCAGAGGATTACGTCAGTGTGGCCGCCTTCCAGGTGATGACAG AGGACAAGGGCGTGGACCTGGGCCAGAAGGCAAACCCCTACTTCTACAGCTGTTGTCATCACTGA
- the RAB24 gene encoding ras-related protein Rab-24 isoform X4 produces the protein MSGQRVDVKVVMLGKEYVGKTSLVERYVHDRFLVGPYQNTIGAAFVAKVMSVGDRTVTLGIWDTAGSERYEAMSRIYYRGAKAAIVCYDLTDSSSFERAKFWVKELRNLEEGCQIYLCGTKSDLLEEDRRRRRVDFHDVQDYADNELFQKVAEDYVSVAAFQVMTGEAARTNFLPATLFS, from the exons ATGAGCGGGCAGCGCGTGGACGTCAAGGTGGTGATGTTGGGCAAGGAGTACGTGggcaagacgagcctggtggAGCGATACGTACACGACCGCTTCCTGGTGGGGCCTTATCAGAAT ACCATAGGGGCCGCCTTCGTAGCCAAGGTGATGTCCGTCGGAGACCGGACGGTGACTTTGGGTATTTGG GACACAGCAGGCTCTGAGCGCTATGAGGCCATGAGCCGAATCTACTATCGGGGCGCCAAGGCTGCCATCGTCTGCTATG ACCTGACGGACAGCAGCAGCTTTGAACGGGCAAAGTTCTGGGTGAAGGAGCTGCGCAACCTAGAGGAG GGCTGTCAGATCTACTTGTGTGGCACCAAGAGTGACCTGCTGGAGGAGGACAGGCGGCGGCGACGGGTGGACTTCCACGACGTTCAGGACTATGCAGACA ATGAGCTCTTCCAGAAAGTGGCAGAGGATTACGTCAGTGTGGCCGCCTTCCAGGTGATGACAG
- the RAB24 gene encoding ras-related protein Rab-24 isoform X2 produces MSGQRVDVKVVMLGKEYVGKTSLVERYVHDRFLVGPYQNTIGAAFVAKVMSVGDRTVTLGIWDTAGSERYEAMSRIYYRGAKAAIVCYDLTDSSSFERAKFWVKELRNLEEGCQIYLCGTKSDLLEEDRRRRRVDFHDVQDYADNIKAQLFETSSKTGQSVDELFQKVAEDYVSVAAFQVMTGEAARTNFLPATLFS; encoded by the exons ATGAGCGGGCAGCGCGTGGACGTCAAGGTGGTGATGTTGGGCAAGGAGTACGTGggcaagacgagcctggtggAGCGATACGTACACGACCGCTTCCTGGTGGGGCCTTATCAGAAT ACCATAGGGGCCGCCTTCGTAGCCAAGGTGATGTCCGTCGGAGACCGGACGGTGACTTTGGGTATTTGG GACACAGCAGGCTCTGAGCGCTATGAGGCCATGAGCCGAATCTACTATCGGGGCGCCAAGGCTGCCATCGTCTGCTATG ACCTGACGGACAGCAGCAGCTTTGAACGGGCAAAGTTCTGGGTGAAGGAGCTGCGCAACCTAGAGGAG GGCTGTCAGATCTACTTGTGTGGCACCAAGAGTGACCTGCTGGAGGAGGACAGGCGGCGGCGACGGGTGGACTTCCACGACGTTCAGGACTATGCAGACA ATATCAAAGCTCAGCTCTTTGAAACATCCAGCAAGACAGGCCAGAGTGTGG ATGAGCTCTTCCAGAAAGTGGCAGAGGATTACGTCAGTGTGGCCGCCTTCCAGGTGATGACAG